The Engystomops pustulosus chromosome 4, aEngPut4.maternal, whole genome shotgun sequence genome contains a region encoding:
- the STRC gene encoding stereocilin produces the protein MAKLLSVWMVLVFLPLKSQESQVFEPSNFEKILSIWKLKLKHPPYIFSNVHTKLNAVDVQTLLDKMALKFESLWTTSDRVPPFFISPKHKVKQNRLSEFLHNISIYLQNQEPHEREAGRWDNLVNQFLQVPAERSSPLPLIKLQDFLVSLRGSQNWSVLLSFIQNIFKSISSNQNAAQLLGQNWEMLSGLLDTLFQAFLSGTLTQTSTTLQAVLCSITGHRNCGFLPHQFVRLLIPFEANNWKPVVNVQSGNNAVSHGNYRPFSMLAESLKDKNSNFSGLSAGSAQEEVQNVLEILYRSREKEKETKVSDSERNPEDVIWEVLEDLRYSLMKKMERSVYDNLNRKVSRMAGTLMHRVSSVIGIPHADQNGRCSVGNLQQLLLWGIKHNITWNTKSLGFTATSFPSTPPILKCSKTSEKILDVAHNITKIQQRSQMEFWEEPQIYTEVLEAVCNDTIPGLPGVSNFTVFLYCNVYNATGYSIDTTYDLQAACSDAAWYLASMEEDSFWVWVCREYFPLEFNVTVCKNTTFPIHKEESTFMADLCTNVHNSSEAIKELRNNIRCSDMWQGVAMNPKALKTCLFENKTIMMEKLCSNDSLSGMSEDSRAWVSRLCNRQLVKTNISSSSCNYQTWDSQMFSNVTLVEECKRINIQDFTDLVCRNASLYFALKPVHPWIVDQCWKNISLDGRCFLQRLADVLPLSSSFDSSQLCKNPISYIIGLVSQLSQCDSESYGWASNVQYLLKVLDFLFSLSDSDQIGKETRDRLGEAILLSSLLDNSSFWTSFKMNSSMSILQTVELYLEKESSESDKEDLLSCFSPVLWDLIQREENATAFEILLQEYLQMPREGFQKVLLSAENEAVERFVSLMHRSWPRIQMTHPDERGLETLTSMVIQKFPLLTPQIFVDLSQFIPFMSIPDIVSFPISLLANQSVLDAIKVHSQEMKVPQKRAFAKHFLHADMFGDVPSWPPHFLRSIQPLLPYLPYCHFLQLSSDQIKLLADGWKEVNLGMVQGRHVAQSLMNTSKEIDKVERLGHLICYLTYEDLHQFQPFHYPLGVVERKLLECVSQRTLSKHGRLAYSLANLLKSANLQTLDFNELTGWRSLLPEMGVTFFRSLPQNYLTSLLLQLQASDLSSAQALSILTNITVKLNVAEQVICDLHPLLPVLSPEHLRSLPTSLLGKACQCLRPSLPLLTAAQKAALMQSLRRHIQDVEIWPEQYSCLLPFAPLKLLHLDTQILLRNMSLYGEVAWMPQQTQFLWRKIQAGANLTKNTILSLGTLANGIECDNLQQLNTLSEIRDVVKYLQGIPSGLRKSLRKCILEEIQKRPELSWEDTGWMGPEFITDLPVKLIDRLSNQSVKLFLEHAHKYPKSFMELPSHKKSILAQRALHILQIPLYGEITAQDLDLLGPLVGFITEDEISRINREHLLFHLEELKSYCLSEEFSRHLGLILIEDDLLGHPARWTHIHIQQMGRLIFYFTPENIKFIPKDVLGRDTLEWLLDSQKEWEDSEIGKICSSQSSLVQERTRSNKLFLASSLTKSGFRGIREPIPKCSDVRVTFPSAWSPSQISDMPLSEFEGCLRIITQELSFSIDQAKAALAKAKQVLGPVRTMSSAQVLQLGHLVTYMTEKDLNDINISDWGVVSLLGRMEKWTWKQMKTLAFSVLRQNKKGSSELDLMELTALGHLICGLGVEELKKINPLEFSQAAVFVGTLKLKCSEAQMETLAALLTYSTAFGLVSRWGPEIFTEIGTLAAGLPDIVLSSLIRDQIQGLTPDAISLIAAPKFAVVFSPAQLSCFTSDQAIAVTPEQYDHLNYQQRQAIASAQYDGDIHQDPRGENSVRPLAAWHPALYIMVLLLLLH, from the exons ATGGCTAAACTCCTCTCTGTCTGGATGGTGTTGGTATTTTTACCACTTAAAAGCCAAG AGAGCCAAGTATTTGAACCCAGTAACTTTGAAAAGATCCTTTCTATCTGGAAGTTGAAATTGAAGCATCCTCCTTACATTTTTTCCAATGTGCATACAAAACTAAATGCAGTGGATGTACAGACTTTACTGGATAAAATGGCTCTTAAGTTTGAATCATTGTGGACTACATCGGACCGAGTGCCACCCTTCTTTATTTCTCCAAAACACAAAGTAAAGCAAAATCGTCTGTCTGAATTTTTACATAACATTTCAATCTATTTGCAGAATCAGGAACCTCATGAACGAGAGGCTGGAAGATGGGACAATCTAGTCAACCAGTTTCTCCAGGTTCCAGCTGAGAGGTCTTCACCTCTACCGCTTATTAAGCTTCAGGATTTTCTTGTTTCTCTGCGAGGGAGTCAAAACTGGAGCGTTCTACTAAGTTTCATACAAAACATCTTTAAATCAATAAGCAGCAACCAGAATGCTGCTCAGCTTTTAGGGCAGAACTGGGAAATGCTCAGTGGGCTACTGGATACACTATTCCAAGCTTTCCTAAGCGGCACATTAACTCAGACAAGTACAACACTTCAAGCAGTTTTATGTTCCATTACAGGTCACCGTAACTGTGGTTTTCTCCCTCACCAATTTGTAAGGCTACTGATACCATTTGAGGCCAATAATTGGAAGCCTGTAGTGAATGTTCAGTCTGGGAACAATGCTGTGTCCCATGGGAACTATAGACCATTTAGCATGTTGGCTGAATCTTTAAAAGACAAAAACTCCAACTTCAGTGGACTAAGTGCTGGGTCAGCCCAAGAGGAAGTACAAAATGTCTTAGAAATATTATATCGTTCTAGGGAAAAggaaaaagaaacaaaagtttcAGACTCAGAGAGGAATCCAGAGGATGTTATATGGGAAGTATTAGAAGACCTGCGTTATAGTCTCATGAAGAAGATGGAGAGGTCTGTGTATGACAACTTGAATAGAAAAGTTTCCCGCATGGCAGGGACACTGATGCATAGGGTGTCTTCAGTCATTGGAATACCTCATGCAGATCAGAATGGAAGATGCTCAGTAG GTAACCTGCAACAGTTGCTCTTGTG GGGCATAAAGCACAATATTACTTGGAATACTAAATCTCTTGGATTTACAGCAACAAGTTTTCCATCAACTCCTCCAATTCTGAAATGCAGTAAAACTTCTGAGAAAATATTGGATGTAGCACATAACATAACAAAGATACAACAGAGGTCACAGATGGAATTTTGGGAGGAGCCGCAAATTTATACTGAAGTATTAGAGGCTGTATGCAATGACACAATCCCAGGACTACCAGGTGTCTCCAACTTTACAGTGTTTCTGTACTGTAATGTGTATAATGCCACTGGATACTCTATAGACACCACATATGATCTGCAGGCTGCCTGCTCAGATGCAGCCTGGTACCTAGCATCCATGGAGGAGGATTCTTTTTGGGTATGGGTGTGCAGGGAGTATTTCCCACTTGAATTCAATGTCACGGTTTGCAAAAACACAACATTTCCAATACACAAAGAGGAATCCACATTCATGGCTGACCTATGCACTAATGTTCACAATAGCTCTGAGGCGATTAAGGAACTGAGGAACAACATCCGATGTTCAGATATGTGGCAAGGAGTAGCCATGAACCCCAAAGCTTTGAAAACATGTTTATTTGAGAATAAAACAATCATGATGGAAAAACTTTGCAGCAACGACTCATTATCTGGCATGTCAGAAGACAGTAGAGCATGGGTGTCCAGACTTTGTAATAGACAACTGGtaaaaacaaatataagcagCTCCTCATGCAATTACCAGACATGGGACAGTCAGATGTTCAGCAATGTTACTTTGGTGGAAGAATGTAAGAGAATTAATATTCAAGACTTCACAGATCTTGTGTGTAGGAACGCCTCTTTGTATTTTGCACTGAAACCGGTTCATCCATGGATTGTGGATCAGTGTTGGAAAAACATCTCATTAGATGGCAGATGTTTCCTTCAGAGACTTGCAGACGTTCTCCCATTGTCCTCAAGCTTTGACTCCTCACAACTATGTAAAAACCCTATCTCCTACATCATAGGCCTGGTTTCTCAGCTCTCGCAGTGTGACAGTGAGTCCTATGGCTGGGCATCAAATGTTCAGTATCTCCTTAAGGTGCTGGattttctcttctctctctcagactCGGATCAGATAGGTAAGGAAACAAGGGATAGACTTGGAGAAGCCATTCTTCTCTCTAGCCTTCTGGATAATAGCTCTTTCTGGACTTCTTTCAAGATGAACTCCTCAATGAGCATCCTGCAGACTGTCGAGTTGTATCTAGAAAAAGAAAGCAGTGAATCTGACAAGGAGGATCTTCTTAGTTGCTTTAGT CCAGTGCTATGGGATCTCATCCAGAGAGAGGAAAATGCTACTGCCTTTGAAATTCTCCTGCAG GAATATCTGCAGATGCCTAGGGAAGGTTTTCAGAAGGTGCTGTTATCCGCAGAAAATGAAGCTGTTGAACGTTTTGTCTCATTGATGCATCGATCATGGCCAAGAATTCAG ATGACCCATCCTGATGAAAGGGGTTTGGAGACCTTAACTTCAATGGTCATTCAGAAGTTTCCACTCTTAACACCTCAAATATTTGTGGACCTTTCCCAGTTCATTCCTTTCATGTCCATACCTGACATTGTAAGCTTCCCGATATCTCTTTTGGCCAACCAAAGTGT TCTAGATGCAATAAAAGTTCACAGTCAAGAAATGAAGGTCCCTCAGAAGCGTGCGTTTGCTAAACATTTCCTGCATGCTGATATGTTTGGTGATGTCCCATCATGGCCACCACATTTTCTGAGGTCTATTCAGCCACTTCTGCCATATCTGCCATATTGCCACTTTTTACAGCTCAGCTCTGATCag ATTAAATTGCTGGCAGATGGCTGGAAAGAAGTGAACCTGGGGATGGTACAAGGCCGTCATGTGGCACAAAGCCTAATGAACACAAGCAAAGAAATTGACAAAGTAGAGAG GCTCGGTCATCTCATTTGTTACTTGACATATGAAGACCTGCACCAATTTCAGCCCTTCCATTACCCACTAGGAGTAGTAGAGAGGAAGCTGCTTGAATGTGTTTCACAAAGGACATTATCCAAACATGGACGA CTGGCGTACTCCTTGGCAAATCTACTTAAAAGTGCTAATTTACAGACACTGGACTTTAATGAGTTGACAGGATGGAGAAGTCTTCTTCCAGAAATGGGGGTCACATTCTTCCGGTCACTTCCACAAAATTATCTTACCTCTTTACTTCTTCAACTACAAGCATCTGATCTTTCTTCTGCGCAG GCATTGTCAATACTCACTAACATCACTGTAAAACTAAAT GTTGCAGAGCAGGTGATTTGTGACCTGCACCCTTTGCTTCCAGTTCTTAGCCCTGAACACTTGCGCTCTCTCCCCACCTCACTGTTGGGCAAAGCTTGTCAGTGTCTTCGACCTTCTCTGCCTCTATTAACGGCTGCTCAGAAAGCGGCATTAATGCAGTCATTACGG AGACATATCCAAGACGTTGAAATCTGGCCTGAGCAGTACTCCTGTCTTCTGCCTTTTGCACCATTGAAATTATTGCATTTGGACACACAGATACTACTCCGTAACATGAGCCTGTATGGAGAAGTTGCCTGGATGCCACAGCAG ACTCAATTCCTTTGGAGGAAGATTCAGGCTGGTGCAAATCTGACCAAGAATACAATCCT CAGCCTTGGAACCCTGGCTAATGGGATTGAATGTGACAATCTACAGCAACTAAACACCTTGTCGGAAATCAGAGACGTGGTTAAATATCTCCAAGGGATCCCTAGTGGTCTACGAAAAAGTCTT AGGAAGTGCATCTTGGAAGAAATTCAAAAGCGGCCTGAGCTTTCCTGGGAAGATACAGGCTGGATGGGACCAGAATTTATCACTGATCTCCC AGTGAAACTGATTGATAGACTTTCTAATCAATCAGTTAAGTTATTCCTGGAACATGCCCATAAGTACCCAAAAAGTTTCATGGAGCTCCCATCTCATAAGAAGTCAATACTGGCTCAGAGAGCTCTTCATATCTTG CAAATCCCGTTATATGGAGAGATAACTGCACAAGACCTGGATCTCTTGGGACCTTTAGTCGGTTTTATTACTGAAGATGAAATTTCCCGCATCAATAGGGAACATTTGCTTTTCCACTTGGAAGAGTTGAAGTCATACTGCCTGTCTGAGGAATTCAGCAGACACCTTGGACTGATATTAATTGAAGACGATCTGTTGGG GCATCCAGCTCGTtggacacatatacatatacagcaaatGGGAAGACTGATCTTCTATTTCACACCAGAAAACATAAAATTTATACCCAAG GATGTTTTAGGACGAGATACTCTGGAATGGTTGCTGGACAGTCAGAAAGAATGGGAAGATAGTGAGATTGGAAAGATCTGCAGCAGTCAAAGCTCACTTGTTCAAGAGAGAACACGGAGCAACAAGTTGTTTCTGGCCTCCTCTTTGACTAAAAGTGGTTTTAGAGGCATTCGAG AACCTATACCCAAATGTTCGGACGTAAGGGTTACATTCCCATCAGCATGGAGCCCCTCTCAGATTAGTGACATGCCTTTGTCAGAATTTGAAGGTTGTTTGAGGATTATCACTCAGGAGTTGAGTTTTTCAATTGATCAAGCAAAAGCCGCTCTAGCAAAAGCAAAGCAG GTGCTTGGACCAGTAAGGACTATGAGCTCAGCACAGGTTCTTCAGCTTGGTCACCTTGTTACATACATGACTGAGAAAGACCTAAATGACATAAATATATCGGATTGGGGAGTTGTTTCTCTTCTGGGTAGGATGGAAAAATGGACTTGGAAACAG ATGAAAACATTGGCATTTAGTGTTCTTCGTCAGAACAAAAAAGGCTCTTCAGAACTGGATCTTATGGAGCTGACAGCTCTTGGACATCTTATTTGTGGTCTTGGAGTAGAGGAGTTAAAGAAAATAAATCCACTAGAGTTCAG CCAGGCAGCCGTGTTTGTAGGCACCCTAAAATTAAAATGTAGTGAGGCTCAAATGGAGACTTTGGCAGCATTGTTAACATATAGTACTGCATTTGGCTTGGTGAGCAGATGGGGCCCTGAGATATTTACTGAAATTGGAACTCTTGCAG